Proteins encoded within one genomic window of Paramisgurnus dabryanus chromosome 13, PD_genome_1.1, whole genome shotgun sequence:
- the wdtc1 gene encoding WD and tetratricopeptide repeats protein 1 isoform X1: MSVRNVTRDLLQRKIKENRSLDFERHHHVTDPFIKRLGLEAELQGHTGCVNCLEWNEKGDLLASGSDDQHAIIWDPFRHKKLITMHTGHAANIFSVKFLPHSDDRILITGAADTKVHVHDVTAKETIHMFSDHTNRVKRIATAPMWPNVFWSAAEDGIIRQYDLRESSKRSEVLIDLTEYCGQLVEAKCLAINPRDNNHLAVGANGPFVRLYDIRMIHNHRKTMSQSTSSGIHTFCDKRKSIPDGAGQYYVAGHLPVKLPDYNNRLRVLVATYVTFSPDGTELLVNMGGEQVYLFDLTFKQRPYTFLLPKKSHPSSEVQNGKTTNGVSNGIHLPASRLRLSHSKVSSNCTDLPPHLERTKQQANDAFARQQWTQAIQLYSVGIHEASHNAMLYGNRAAAYMKRKWDGDHYDALRDCLKALTLNPGHLKAHFRLARCLFELRYVAEALECLDDFKGKFPEQAHSSACDALDKDIKAALFSKTESSAEDRKRDGSMRYHNFSRKESIPEDEIILRERSFDYKHRYCGHCNTTTDIKEANFFGSKGQYIVSGSDDGSFFIWEKETTNLVRILQGDESIVNCLQPHPSYCFLASSGIDSVVRLWSPRPESESVENCRVVEDMEGAAQANQKRMNADPLEVMLLNMGYRITGLSSRGTDASDEDESSEGQVQCRSS, from the exons ATGTCTGTACGAAACGTCACCAGAGATCTTCTTCAGAGGAAGATCAAG GAGAACAGATCACTGGATTTTGAGAGACACCATCATGTGACCGATCCCTTTATAAAGCGTTTGGGCCTGGAGGCAGAGCTACAG GGTCACACGGGTTGTGTCAACTGTCTGGAGTGGAATGAGAAAGGAGA TCTGCTGGCCTCAGGTTCAGATGATCAACATGCCATCATCTGGGATCCGTTCCGACACAAAAAGCTCATCACTATGCACACAGGACATGCGGCAAACATCTTTTCAGTGAAG TTTCTCCCTCACTCTGACGACCGGATCTTAATCACGGGGGCCGCGGACACTAAAGTGCACGTCCACGACGTGACGGCGAAGGAGACCATCCACATGTTCTCAGACCACACCAACCGCGTCAAACGCATCGCTACGGCACCCATGTGGCCTAACGTCTTCTGGAGCGCTGCAGAGGACGGGATCATTCG GCAGTATGACTTGCGAGAAAGCAGCAAACGCTCAGAGGTTTTAATCGATCTGACGGAGTATTGCGGGCAGCTCGTGGAAGCCAAATGTCTGGCCATCAACCCTCGTGACAACAACCATCTGGCTGTGGGCGCCAACGGGCCTTTCGTCCGGCTCTACGACATCAGAATGATCCACAATCATAG AAAGACTATGAGTCAAAGTACCTCATCTGGCATTCATACGTTTTGTGACAAGCGGAAATCAATACCAGACGGTGCAGGGCAGTACTACGTCGCAG GTCACTTACCTGTGAAGCTTCCCGACTACAATAACAGATTACGCGTTCTGGTGGCGACTTACGTAACGTTCAGCCCTGATGGTACTGAGCTGCTGGTTAACATGGGTGGAGAACAG GTGTATTTATTCGACCTGACATTTAAACAGAGACCGTACACATTTCTCCTGCCCAAAAAGTCTCATCCATCATCAG AGGTACAGAACGGGAAAACCACCAACGGTGTGTCCAATGGAATTCACCTTCCTGCCAGCCGCCTGCGACTGTCTCACAGCAAAGTCTCCAG TAACTGCACTGATCTTCCACCTCATCTGGAGAGAACCAAACAGCAGGCGAACGACGCCTTTGCCCGCCAGCAGTGGACTCAAGCCATTCAGCTGTATAGCGTGGGCATACACGAGGCCAGTCACAATGCCATGCTGTATGGAAACCGCGCCGCAGCGTACATGAAACGCAAATG GGATGGCGATCATTACGACGCTCTGCGAGACTGcctgaaagctctgaccctgaaCCCTGGACATCTGAAAGCTCATTTCCGTTTAGCTCGATGCCTCTTTGAGCTGAGATATGTGGCTGAGGCTCTGGAGTGTCTCGATGACTTCAAAGGGAAATTTCCAGAGCAAGCTCACAGCAGCGCCTGTGACGCCCTGGATAAGGACATCAAGGCGGCTCTCTTCTCAAAAACAGAGTCCT CAGCCGAGGACAGGAAGAGAGACGGCTCCATGCGCTACCATAACTTCAGCCGGAAGGAATCTATACCCGAAGACGAGATCATCCTGAGAGAAAGAAGCTTCGACTACAAGCATCGCTACTGCGGCCACTGTAATACCACCACTGATATCAAAGAGGCCAACTTCTTCGGAAG TAAAGGTCAGTATATTGTGAGCGGATCTGACGATGGGTCGTTTTTCATCTGGGAGAAAGAAACGACGAACCTGGTGCGGATCTTACAGGGGGACGAGTCTATAGTGAACTGCCTGCAGCCGCACCCCAGTTATTGTTTCCTGGCCAGCAGCGGCATCGATTCTGTGGTACGACTGTGGAGCCCCAGACCAGAG TCGGAGAGCGTGGAGAATTGTCGTGTGGTGGAGGACATGGAGGGGGCGGCACAGGCCAACCAGAAGCGCATGAACGCCGACCCGCTGGAGGTGATGCTGTTGAACATGGGCTATCGGATCACGGGTCTGAGCAGCCGAGGCACGGACGCGTCCGACGAGGACGAAAGCTCCGAGGGTCAGGTTCAGTGTCGCTCCAGCTAG
- the wdtc1 gene encoding WD and tetratricopeptide repeats protein 1 isoform X3, whose amino-acid sequence MSVRNVTRDLLQRKIKENRSLDFERHHHVTDPFIKRLGLEAELQGHTGCVNCLEWNEKGDLLASGSDDQHAIIWDPFRHKKLITMHTGHAANIFSVKFLPHSDDRILITGAADTKVHVHDVTAKETIHMFSDHTNRVKRIATAPMWPNVFWSAAEDGIIRQYDLRESSKRSEVLIDLTEYCGQLVEAKCLAINPRDNNHLAVGANGPFVRLYDIRMIHNHRKTMSQSTSSGIHTFCDKRKSIPDGAGQYYVAGHLPVKLPDYNNRLRVLVATYVTFSPDGTELLVNMGGEQVYLFDLTFKQRPYTFLLPKKSHPSSEVQNGKTTNGVSNGIHLPASRLRLSHSKVSSNCTDLPPHLERTKQQANDAFARQQWTQAIQLYSVGIHEASHNAMLYGNRAAAYMKRKWDGDHYDALRDCLKALTLNPGHLKAHFRLARCLFELRYVAEALECLDDFKGKFPEQAHSSACDALDKDIKAALFSKTESSAEDRKRDGSMRYHNFSRKESIPEDEIILRERSFDYKHRYCGHCNTTTDIKEANFFGSKGQYIVSGSDDGSFFIWEKETTNLVRILQGDESIVNCLQPHPSYCFLASSGIDSVVRLWSPRPETLFIFCHVVPQTVRR is encoded by the exons ATGTCTGTACGAAACGTCACCAGAGATCTTCTTCAGAGGAAGATCAAG GAGAACAGATCACTGGATTTTGAGAGACACCATCATGTGACCGATCCCTTTATAAAGCGTTTGGGCCTGGAGGCAGAGCTACAG GGTCACACGGGTTGTGTCAACTGTCTGGAGTGGAATGAGAAAGGAGA TCTGCTGGCCTCAGGTTCAGATGATCAACATGCCATCATCTGGGATCCGTTCCGACACAAAAAGCTCATCACTATGCACACAGGACATGCGGCAAACATCTTTTCAGTGAAG TTTCTCCCTCACTCTGACGACCGGATCTTAATCACGGGGGCCGCGGACACTAAAGTGCACGTCCACGACGTGACGGCGAAGGAGACCATCCACATGTTCTCAGACCACACCAACCGCGTCAAACGCATCGCTACGGCACCCATGTGGCCTAACGTCTTCTGGAGCGCTGCAGAGGACGGGATCATTCG GCAGTATGACTTGCGAGAAAGCAGCAAACGCTCAGAGGTTTTAATCGATCTGACGGAGTATTGCGGGCAGCTCGTGGAAGCCAAATGTCTGGCCATCAACCCTCGTGACAACAACCATCTGGCTGTGGGCGCCAACGGGCCTTTCGTCCGGCTCTACGACATCAGAATGATCCACAATCATAG AAAGACTATGAGTCAAAGTACCTCATCTGGCATTCATACGTTTTGTGACAAGCGGAAATCAATACCAGACGGTGCAGGGCAGTACTACGTCGCAG GTCACTTACCTGTGAAGCTTCCCGACTACAATAACAGATTACGCGTTCTGGTGGCGACTTACGTAACGTTCAGCCCTGATGGTACTGAGCTGCTGGTTAACATGGGTGGAGAACAG GTGTATTTATTCGACCTGACATTTAAACAGAGACCGTACACATTTCTCCTGCCCAAAAAGTCTCATCCATCATCAG AGGTACAGAACGGGAAAACCACCAACGGTGTGTCCAATGGAATTCACCTTCCTGCCAGCCGCCTGCGACTGTCTCACAGCAAAGTCTCCAG TAACTGCACTGATCTTCCACCTCATCTGGAGAGAACCAAACAGCAGGCGAACGACGCCTTTGCCCGCCAGCAGTGGACTCAAGCCATTCAGCTGTATAGCGTGGGCATACACGAGGCCAGTCACAATGCCATGCTGTATGGAAACCGCGCCGCAGCGTACATGAAACGCAAATG GGATGGCGATCATTACGACGCTCTGCGAGACTGcctgaaagctctgaccctgaaCCCTGGACATCTGAAAGCTCATTTCCGTTTAGCTCGATGCCTCTTTGAGCTGAGATATGTGGCTGAGGCTCTGGAGTGTCTCGATGACTTCAAAGGGAAATTTCCAGAGCAAGCTCACAGCAGCGCCTGTGACGCCCTGGATAAGGACATCAAGGCGGCTCTCTTCTCAAAAACAGAGTCCT CAGCCGAGGACAGGAAGAGAGACGGCTCCATGCGCTACCATAACTTCAGCCGGAAGGAATCTATACCCGAAGACGAGATCATCCTGAGAGAAAGAAGCTTCGACTACAAGCATCGCTACTGCGGCCACTGTAATACCACCACTGATATCAAAGAGGCCAACTTCTTCGGAAG TAAAGGTCAGTATATTGTGAGCGGATCTGACGATGGGTCGTTTTTCATCTGGGAGAAAGAAACGACGAACCTGGTGCGGATCTTACAGGGGGACGAGTCTATAGTGAACTGCCTGCAGCCGCACCCCAGTTATTGTTTCCTGGCCAGCAGCGGCATCGATTCTGTGGTACGACTGTGGAGCCCCAGACCAGAG ACATTATTCATTTTCTGCCATGTTGTGCCACAAACAGTGAGGAGATAA
- the cndp1 gene encoding cytosolic non-specific dipeptidase: MMKSISLVCLLMWTGVSSFMFDNLTQYVNSHEEEFIETLRKWVSIESDSSDISKRSDLHRMMEVTAEKLRLIGGAVEMVDIGMQTISNGSTIELPKVVTAQFGSDATKHTVCIYGHVDVQPAKKEDGWATDPYQLTDINGNLYGRGASDNKAPVLAWIHTVEVYKALNIELPVNVKFIIEGMEETGSDGLDAMIVAQKDTFFSDVDFIIISDCGWLSRRPALTYGTRGNCYFLAEVSGPKKDLHSGVYGGTVIEPMIDLIGIMDKLISPSGKILIPGIREAVAPLSDEEWKIYQDIEFDVERYKEDIGIGELMYNNKVDLLAHRWRHPTLSIHGIEGAFSAPGTKTVIPAKVTAKFSIRQVPNMDPAVVEKQVTDYLNSVFAKRKSPNKLNVTMVIGAKPWLADVNNPLYEAGKAAAKRVFNVDPDMIREGGTIPIARSFQDVTGKSIIMLPIGGFDDGLHSQNEKISRYNYIEGTKLFIAYLHEVSQIKKN, translated from the exons ATG ATGAAGAGCATTAGTTTAGTGTGTCTGCTGATGTGGACGGGAGTTTCTTCTTTCATGTTTGATAATTTGACTCAATATGTCAACAGTCATGAAGAGGAGTTTATAGAG ACATTGAGGAAATGGGTTTCAATTGAAAGTGATTCGAGTGATATATCAAAGAGATCTGACTTACACAGAATGATGGAGGTGACGGCAGAGAAACTCCGTCTTATTGGAGGAGCTGTAGAGATGGTGGACATCGGCATGCAGACG ATATCCAATGGAAGCACCATAGAGCTGCCAAAAGTGGTCACAGCTCAGTTTGGCAGTGATGCCACTAAACACACCGTCTGTATTTACGGTCACGTGGACGTCCAGCCGGCAAAGAAAGAGGATGGATGGGCGACTGACCCGTACCAACTCACAGATATCAATG GAAATCTCTACGGAAGAGGAGCGTCTGATAACAAAGCACCGGTGTTGGCCTGGATCCATACAGTGGAGGTCTACAAAGCCCTCAATATT GAGCTGCCTGTGAACGTGAAATTTATTATTGAGGGAATGGAGGAGACAGGATCTGATGGTTTGGATGCTATGATCGTGGCTCAGAAAGACACTTTCTTCTCAGATGTGGATTTTATCATCATCTCTGACTGCGGCTGGTTGAGCAGAAGACCGGCGCTCACCTACGGCACAAGAGGAAACTGTTACTTCTTAGCTGAG GTGAGCGGACCAAAGAAGGATTTACACTCCGGTGTCTATGGAGGCACAGTAATCGAGCCAATGATAGATCTGATCGGCATTATGG ACAAACTCATCAGTCCCAGCGGAAAGATCTTGATACCAGGTATCCGAGAAGCGGTCGCACCTCTCTCCGATGAGGAATGGAAGATTTATCAAGACATCGAGTTTGACGTGGAGCGCTACAAGGAAGACATCGGCATCGGTGAACTCATGTACAACAATAAG GTCGATCTGCTTGCCCATCGTTGGCGTCACCCAACCCTGTCCATCCACGGCATCGAGGGAGCTTTCTCTGCACCCGGTACCAAGACCGTCATACCAGCCAAAGTCACAGCCAAGTTCTCGATTCGTCAGGTACCCAATATGGATCCGGCCGTGGTTGAGAAACAG GTGACAGATTATCTCAACTCTGTGTTTGCCAAACGAAAGAGCCCCAATAAACTCAATGTGACCATGGTTATTGGGGCTAAGCCTTGGTTGGCAGATGTCAACAACCCGTTGTATGAAGCTGGAAAAGCAGCAGCCAAAAGAG TTTTTAATGTTGATCCTGATATGATCCGTGAGGGAGGAACCATTCCCATTGCTCGAAGCTTTCAGGACGTGACAGGCAAGAGCATCATAATGCTTCCTATTGGTGGTTTTGATGATGGCTTGCACTCCCAGAATGAAAAGATAAGCAG aTACAACTACATAGAGGGCACTAAGCTGTTTATTGCCTACTTACATGAGGTGTCCCAAATCAAGAAGAACTGA
- the wdtc1 gene encoding WD and tetratricopeptide repeats protein 1 isoform X2 — translation MSVRNVTRDLLQRKIKENRSLDFERHHHVTDPFIKRLGLEAELQGHTGCVNCLEWNEKGDLLASGSDDQHAIIWDPFRHKKLITMHTGHAANIFSVKFLPHSDDRILITGAADTKVHVHDVTAKETIHMFSDHTNRVKRIATAPMWPNVFWSAAEDGIIRQYDLRESSKRSEVLIDLTEYCGQLVEAKCLAINPRDNNHLAVGANGPFVRLYDIRMIHNHRKTMSQSTSSGIHTFCDKRKSIPDGAGQYYVAGHLPVKLPDYNNRLRVLVATYVTFSPDGTELLVNMGGEQVYLFDLTFKQRPYTFLLPKKSHPSSEVQNGKTTNGVSNGIHLPASRLRLSHSKVSSNCTDLPPHLERTKQQANDAFARQQWTQAIQLYSVGIHEASHNAMLYGNRAAAYMKRKWDGDHYDALRDCLKALTLNPGHLKAHFRLARCLFELRYVAEALECLDDFKGKFPEQAHSSACDALDKDIKAALFSKTESSEDRKRDGSMRYHNFSRKESIPEDEIILRERSFDYKHRYCGHCNTTTDIKEANFFGSKGQYIVSGSDDGSFFIWEKETTNLVRILQGDESIVNCLQPHPSYCFLASSGIDSVVRLWSPRPESESVENCRVVEDMEGAAQANQKRMNADPLEVMLLNMGYRITGLSSRGTDASDEDESSEGQVQCRSS, via the exons ATGTCTGTACGAAACGTCACCAGAGATCTTCTTCAGAGGAAGATCAAG GAGAACAGATCACTGGATTTTGAGAGACACCATCATGTGACCGATCCCTTTATAAAGCGTTTGGGCCTGGAGGCAGAGCTACAG GGTCACACGGGTTGTGTCAACTGTCTGGAGTGGAATGAGAAAGGAGA TCTGCTGGCCTCAGGTTCAGATGATCAACATGCCATCATCTGGGATCCGTTCCGACACAAAAAGCTCATCACTATGCACACAGGACATGCGGCAAACATCTTTTCAGTGAAG TTTCTCCCTCACTCTGACGACCGGATCTTAATCACGGGGGCCGCGGACACTAAAGTGCACGTCCACGACGTGACGGCGAAGGAGACCATCCACATGTTCTCAGACCACACCAACCGCGTCAAACGCATCGCTACGGCACCCATGTGGCCTAACGTCTTCTGGAGCGCTGCAGAGGACGGGATCATTCG GCAGTATGACTTGCGAGAAAGCAGCAAACGCTCAGAGGTTTTAATCGATCTGACGGAGTATTGCGGGCAGCTCGTGGAAGCCAAATGTCTGGCCATCAACCCTCGTGACAACAACCATCTGGCTGTGGGCGCCAACGGGCCTTTCGTCCGGCTCTACGACATCAGAATGATCCACAATCATAG AAAGACTATGAGTCAAAGTACCTCATCTGGCATTCATACGTTTTGTGACAAGCGGAAATCAATACCAGACGGTGCAGGGCAGTACTACGTCGCAG GTCACTTACCTGTGAAGCTTCCCGACTACAATAACAGATTACGCGTTCTGGTGGCGACTTACGTAACGTTCAGCCCTGATGGTACTGAGCTGCTGGTTAACATGGGTGGAGAACAG GTGTATTTATTCGACCTGACATTTAAACAGAGACCGTACACATTTCTCCTGCCCAAAAAGTCTCATCCATCATCAG AGGTACAGAACGGGAAAACCACCAACGGTGTGTCCAATGGAATTCACCTTCCTGCCAGCCGCCTGCGACTGTCTCACAGCAAAGTCTCCAG TAACTGCACTGATCTTCCACCTCATCTGGAGAGAACCAAACAGCAGGCGAACGACGCCTTTGCCCGCCAGCAGTGGACTCAAGCCATTCAGCTGTATAGCGTGGGCATACACGAGGCCAGTCACAATGCCATGCTGTATGGAAACCGCGCCGCAGCGTACATGAAACGCAAATG GGATGGCGATCATTACGACGCTCTGCGAGACTGcctgaaagctctgaccctgaaCCCTGGACATCTGAAAGCTCATTTCCGTTTAGCTCGATGCCTCTTTGAGCTGAGATATGTGGCTGAGGCTCTGGAGTGTCTCGATGACTTCAAAGGGAAATTTCCAGAGCAAGCTCACAGCAGCGCCTGTGACGCCCTGGATAAGGACATCAAGGCGGCTCTCTTCTCAAAAACAGAGTCCT CCGAGGACAGGAAGAGAGACGGCTCCATGCGCTACCATAACTTCAGCCGGAAGGAATCTATACCCGAAGACGAGATCATCCTGAGAGAAAGAAGCTTCGACTACAAGCATCGCTACTGCGGCCACTGTAATACCACCACTGATATCAAAGAGGCCAACTTCTTCGGAAG TAAAGGTCAGTATATTGTGAGCGGATCTGACGATGGGTCGTTTTTCATCTGGGAGAAAGAAACGACGAACCTGGTGCGGATCTTACAGGGGGACGAGTCTATAGTGAACTGCCTGCAGCCGCACCCCAGTTATTGTTTCCTGGCCAGCAGCGGCATCGATTCTGTGGTACGACTGTGGAGCCCCAGACCAGAG TCGGAGAGCGTGGAGAATTGTCGTGTGGTGGAGGACATGGAGGGGGCGGCACAGGCCAACCAGAAGCGCATGAACGCCGACCCGCTGGAGGTGATGCTGTTGAACATGGGCTATCGGATCACGGGTCTGAGCAGCCGAGGCACGGACGCGTCCGACGAGGACGAAAGCTCCGAGGGTCAGGTTCAGTGTCGCTCCAGCTAG